Proteins from one Terriglobales bacterium genomic window:
- a CDS encoding efflux RND transporter periplasmic adaptor subunit, translating into MAAHTPGLAGLTRDIAISLLAEREVMPRAQIIAARVAELIPGSAVVLYLLEGKQQPAWAHKAVVGDVTLHRKGSIPRNAGALGQACARRASLVLSGSSTPRESYAHLDVRRTVVSLGYAPIRHHGDVVGMIEVLTFDRPLDATVLHELDPLLDYAAVALTSAVGYEDERNGQFATINRLTQLYDLERSFNSTLQMDQLLPIITSKIAEVLEVEAVNLWMEEEEEGGLLLVKQHGGDTTVQEGMHLPKGEGIAGEVSDSGKGVIIFNPSDERLVRRNGGAEPPPVRTLIAVPVLSQNYQVGVLEAINRLDGRSFNDDDGFYLGTIAITAGSALHNASLLEAERKIEVLETLVEVSREITSTLNLDRVLQVVVNAPQRIMAYDRAAIAIEQSGKLQLKAISGKTEVVASDPQVRRLRDIVEWAADAGNELFVAQHGNQVAADRQETVAKFQEYFAASGSRAFYAVPLRDDQGLLGILTFESRNPNFLSDAHFEFIKVLAGQATVAVRNASLYTEVPFIGVLEPLIQKKQAFMRMEKKRRTALAIAAAALVLFLAVCPLPMRVEGEAVVAPLDTARIQAEVEGVVRNVYVKEGDRVAAGAVLADMEDWDYRGALAGAEAKYATAVAAMNQALAANDGGEAGVQRVQAEFWQSEVERARARLEHTKLRSPINGIVATARVEELAGHKLEVGDLFAQVVDSSRASVDVTVDQQDLPLLRSGEELALKLESFPTRKFHGRVTVVSPAGTPQGDHRVFYARAEVPNPDGALRPGMQGMGKVWTGWRPAGYVFFRTPAAWLWSKIWSWVGW; encoded by the coding sequence ATGGCGGCGCACACACCTGGGCTGGCGGGCTTGACGCGCGATATCGCCATCTCCCTGCTGGCCGAACGCGAGGTCATGCCGCGCGCGCAGATCATCGCCGCGCGCGTTGCCGAACTCATCCCCGGCTCCGCCGTCGTGCTGTACCTGCTCGAGGGCAAACAACAACCCGCCTGGGCGCACAAGGCTGTGGTCGGCGACGTCACTCTGCACCGCAAGGGCTCGATTCCCCGCAACGCCGGCGCCCTCGGCCAGGCCTGCGCCCGGCGCGCGTCGCTGGTCCTCTCCGGCTCTTCCACGCCGCGCGAAAGCTACGCACACCTCGACGTGCGCCGCACCGTGGTCTCGCTCGGCTATGCCCCCATTCGCCACCACGGCGACGTGGTCGGCATGATCGAGGTGCTCACCTTCGACCGCCCGCTCGATGCCACGGTGCTCCACGAGCTCGATCCGCTGCTCGACTACGCCGCCGTCGCGCTCACCAGCGCCGTCGGCTACGAGGACGAGCGCAACGGCCAGTTCGCCACCATCAACCGCCTCACCCAGCTCTACGACCTTGAGCGCTCGTTCAACTCCACCCTGCAAATGGACCAGCTGCTGCCCATCATCACCTCCAAGATCGCCGAAGTGCTCGAGGTCGAGGCCGTCAACCTCTGGATGGAGGAGGAAGAAGAGGGCGGCCTGCTGCTGGTCAAGCAGCACGGCGGCGACACCACCGTCCAAGAGGGCATGCACCTGCCCAAGGGCGAAGGTATCGCCGGTGAGGTTTCCGACAGCGGCAAGGGCGTGATCATCTTCAATCCCTCCGACGAGCGCCTGGTCAGGAGAAACGGCGGCGCCGAGCCGCCGCCCGTCCGCACCCTCATCGCCGTTCCCGTGCTCTCGCAGAACTACCAGGTTGGCGTGCTCGAAGCCATCAACCGGCTCGACGGCCGCTCATTCAACGACGACGACGGCTTCTATCTCGGCACCATCGCCATCACCGCCGGCAGCGCGCTGCACAACGCCAGCCTGCTCGAAGCCGAGCGCAAGATCGAAGTGCTGGAAACCCTGGTCGAAGTCAGCCGCGAGATCACCTCCACGCTCAACCTCGATCGCGTGCTCCAGGTAGTGGTCAACGCCCCGCAGCGCATCATGGCCTACGACCGCGCCGCCATCGCCATCGAGCAGAGCGGCAAGCTGCAGCTCAAGGCGATCTCCGGCAAGACCGAAGTTGTCGCCAGCGACCCCCAGGTCAGGCGCCTGCGCGACATCGTCGAATGGGCCGCCGACGCCGGCAACGAACTCTTCGTCGCCCAGCACGGCAACCAGGTCGCCGCCGATCGCCAGGAGACTGTCGCCAAGTTCCAGGAGTATTTCGCCGCCTCCGGCAGCCGCGCCTTCTACGCCGTGCCGCTGCGCGATGACCAGGGCCTGCTCGGCATCCTGACCTTCGAGAGCCGCAACCCCAACTTCCTCTCCGACGCCCACTTCGAGTTCATCAAGGTGCTCGCCGGCCAGGCCACGGTGGCGGTGCGCAACGCCTCGCTCTACACCGAGGTGCCCTTCATCGGCGTCCTCGAGCCGCTCATCCAGAAGAAACAGGCGTTCATGCGCATGGAAAAGAAGCGGCGCACCGCGCTGGCCATTGCCGCCGCCGCGCTGGTCCTTTTCCTCGCCGTATGCCCGTTGCCCATGCGCGTGGAAGGCGAAGCCGTCGTCGCGCCGCTCGATACCGCCCGCATCCAGGCCGAAGTCGAAGGCGTCGTGCGCAACGTCTACGTGAAAGAAGGCGACCGCGTCGCCGCCGGCGCCGTCCTTGCCGACATGGAGGACTGGGACTACCGCGGCGCCCTGGCCGGCGCCGAAGCCAAGTACGCCACCGCCGTCGCCGCCATGAACCAGGCCCTCGCCGCCAACGACGGCGGCGAAGCCGGCGTGCAGCGCGTGCAGGCCGAGTTCTGGCAGTCGGAGGTGGAGCGCGCTCGCGCCCGCCTTGAGCACACAAAGCTCCGCTCCCCGATCAATGGCATCGTCGCTACCGCACGCGTCGAAGAACTCGCCGGCCACAAGCTCGAGGTCGGCGACCTGTTCGCGCAAGTGGTGGACTCTTCCCGCGCCAGCGTGGACGTGACCGTTGATCAGCAGGACCTGCCGCTGCTCCGCTCCGGCGAAGAACTGGCGCTGAAGCTGGAAAGCTTCCCCACGCGCAAATTTCACGGACGCGTCACCGTCGTCAGCCCCGCCGGCACGCCGCAGGGCGACCATCGCGTGTTTTACGCCCGCGCCGAGGTCCCCAATCCCGACGGCGCCCTGCGCCCAGGCATGCAGGGCATGGGCAAGGTTTGGACGGGCTGGCGCCCGGCAGGCTACGTCTTCTTCCGCACGCCCGCCGCGTGGCTGTGGTCCAAGATCTGGTCGTGGGTAGGCTGGTAA
- a CDS encoding efflux RND transporter periplasmic adaptor subunit, whose amino-acid sequence MRSTILNALIASALMLALCGCSDSRPAEAAAAAPLSTTAASKPADSALFEASGPIVVENQLDVLAQRDGVVAHIAADTGARVSKGQLLAQLDDRQLQADKEAAEAKVASMEQNLKDFEAETRVLENDLNIAQQMYDAGLQTRQQLDHARYKLEGQRFQTRREAEIIRENRAMLRSLTLELEKTRILAPFDGVVARRYIREGQRVANNDRMFWVTATGPLSVKFTLPQEFAGKVAVADPVTVTAPASTAEYAARITRVSPVVDPASGSIEVQAQLTGAAAGLLPGMTASVRVRKAK is encoded by the coding sequence GTGCGTAGCACGATCTTGAATGCACTCATCGCCTCGGCGTTGATGCTGGCCCTGTGCGGGTGCAGCGATTCGCGCCCGGCGGAAGCCGCCGCGGCCGCGCCGCTCTCCACCACGGCCGCCTCGAAACCGGCTGATTCCGCACTGTTCGAGGCCTCCGGCCCCATCGTGGTCGAGAACCAGCTCGACGTCCTCGCCCAGCGCGACGGCGTTGTGGCGCATATCGCGGCTGACACCGGCGCCCGCGTCAGCAAAGGTCAGCTTCTCGCCCAGCTCGACGACCGCCAGCTCCAGGCCGACAAGGAAGCCGCCGAGGCCAAGGTCGCCAGCATGGAGCAAAACCTCAAGGACTTCGAAGCCGAGACCCGCGTCCTGGAAAACGACCTCAACATCGCGCAACAGATGTACGACGCCGGCCTGCAGACGCGCCAGCAGCTCGACCATGCTCGCTACAAGCTCGAAGGCCAGCGGTTCCAGACCAGGCGCGAGGCGGAAATCATCCGCGAGAACCGCGCCATGCTGCGCTCCCTCACCCTCGAACTGGAGAAGACGCGCATCCTCGCGCCCTTCGACGGCGTCGTGGCCCGCCGCTACATCCGCGAAGGCCAGCGCGTGGCCAACAACGACCGCATGTTCTGGGTGACGGCCACCGGGCCGCTGAGTGTGAAGTTCACCCTGCCGCAGGAGTTCGCAGGCAAGGTCGCGGTGGCCGATCCGGTCACCGTCACCGCCCCCGCTTCCACCGCGGAATACGCCGCCCGGATCACGCGCGTGAGCCCGGTCGTAGACCCGGCCAGCGGCAGCATCGAAGTGCAGGCGCAGCTCACCGGCGCCGCCGCCGGCCTGCTGCCCGGCATGACCGCCAGCGTGCGCGTCAGGAAGGCCAAATGA
- a CDS encoding efflux RND transporter periplasmic adaptor subunit produces the protein MNIAEALKEALPETPSARALETFPRVHPNLVVREHMEREGKMYHTAVPGTTLLFRLTPQQYQLALLFDGKRSYAQVAAAFRQKTGIHTDEATVRRFADNLDKGDFWYRTPQEESIILYQKLQQHRHSRVTKRRLVGDLSSIHIVYFDPDRYLTWLHSKFWWVYTGWFALSGAVMFVVMCIILGSRWSEVWNDSVLFYNFTNKNAWDIVEFFVIFILLAVLHESAHGMTCKHFGGESHKMGMFLVYLLPAMFCDTSQVWVYGGRWARILTVASGVLSEIYLCSIISVVWWFTTPGTWIHEIAYKFILSGGIFVVLVNWNPLTKLDGYYLLCEICRFFDLRGQANALLSATLRKYVFRMPATVPPMPLPRRLGLLSYAVVSGAYCYFVLLFFVRLTYKITYHFSPEWAFIPALLLALRIFRSRIQKLTQFVRALYLDKKEFMGIHWRKFAAAAALLALFGLLPVWRDSFKGRFLLQPAARAVLRAQVAGTVAGVFAAEGDHVRAGDLLGRLRNLDVETSAARAQADYRVAVARATQAQLRYTAFAAADQQRRRMEQALRLADDQRRRLSIASPISGTVVTPRLSDLRGSYLTEGTPFAEVEDTSSLRAEIYVPETEIYRFRDIRRIGLHIDGFVGRVPAVSISVSPAAREMEPGLEPPVKYQGMRPPAMYVLTATVYNADGRLSPGMAGTARVFGPRRSLAGLLLEPLVHAIARRIW, from the coding sequence ATGAACATCGCCGAGGCGCTGAAGGAGGCGCTGCCGGAAACTCCTTCAGCACGCGCCCTGGAGACGTTCCCGCGCGTGCACCCCAACCTCGTGGTCCGCGAGCACATGGAGCGCGAGGGCAAGATGTACCACACCGCCGTCCCCGGCACGACCCTCCTGTTCCGCCTCACGCCGCAGCAGTATCAGCTCGCCCTGCTCTTCGACGGCAAGCGTTCCTACGCGCAGGTGGCCGCCGCCTTCCGCCAGAAAACGGGCATCCATACCGACGAAGCCACCGTCCGCCGCTTCGCCGACAATCTCGACAAGGGCGACTTCTGGTACCGCACGCCGCAGGAAGAAAGCATCATCCTCTACCAGAAGCTCCAGCAGCACCGCCATTCGCGCGTCACCAAGCGCCGCCTCGTCGGCGATCTATCCAGCATCCACATCGTTTACTTCGATCCCGACCGCTATCTGACCTGGCTGCACAGCAAGTTTTGGTGGGTCTACACCGGTTGGTTCGCGCTGTCCGGCGCTGTGATGTTTGTCGTCATGTGCATCATCCTGGGCTCGCGCTGGAGCGAGGTCTGGAACGACAGCGTCCTCTTCTACAACTTCACTAACAAAAACGCTTGGGACATCGTTGAGTTCTTCGTCATCTTCATCCTCCTCGCCGTCCTTCATGAGAGCGCGCACGGAATGACGTGCAAACACTTCGGCGGCGAGTCGCACAAGATGGGCATGTTCCTCGTCTACCTGCTGCCCGCCATGTTCTGCGACACCTCGCAGGTGTGGGTCTATGGCGGACGCTGGGCGCGCATCCTCACCGTCGCCTCGGGCGTGCTCTCGGAAATCTACCTCTGCTCCATCATCAGCGTCGTCTGGTGGTTCACCACGCCCGGAACCTGGATCCACGAAATTGCCTATAAGTTCATCCTGAGCGGCGGCATCTTCGTCGTGCTCGTGAATTGGAACCCGCTCACCAAGCTCGACGGCTACTACCTGCTCTGCGAGATTTGCCGCTTCTTCGACCTGCGCGGCCAGGCCAATGCCCTGCTTTCGGCCACGCTGCGCAAGTACGTGTTCCGCATGCCCGCCACGGTCCCGCCCATGCCGCTCCCTCGCCGCCTGGGTCTGCTCTCCTATGCCGTCGTCTCCGGCGCTTATTGTTACTTTGTCCTCCTGTTCTTCGTGCGGCTCACCTACAAGATCACCTATCACTTTTCCCCGGAATGGGCCTTCATCCCGGCGCTGCTGCTGGCGCTTCGTATCTTCCGCTCACGTATTCAGAAACTCACCCAGTTCGTGCGCGCTCTTTACCTCGATAAGAAGGAATTTATGGGTATTCACTGGCGCAAATTCGCCGCCGCCGCCGCCCTGCTGGCGCTGTTTGGCCTGCTCCCCGTCTGGCGCGATTCATTCAAGGGCCGCTTCCTCCTCCAGCCCGCTGCCCGCGCCGTGCTCCGCGCCCAGGTCGCTGGCACGGTTGCCGGCGTCTTCGCCGCCGAGGGCGACCACGTGCGTGCCGGCGACCTTCTGGGACGGCTGCGCAATCTCGATGTGGAAACATCCGCCGCTCGCGCTCAAGCTGACTACCGCGTTGCCGTCGCTCGCGCCACCCAGGCTCAGCTGCGCTACACCGCGTTCGCCGCCGCCGACCAGCAGCGCCGCCGCATGGAACAAGCGCTCCGCCTCGCCGACGATCAGCGCCGGCGCTTGAGCATCGCCTCGCCCATTTCCGGCACCGTGGTCACCCCCCGGCTGTCCGACCTCCGCGGCTCTTACCTCACGGAAGGTACGCCCTTTGCCGAGGTGGAAGACACATCGTCTCTGCGCGCCGAGATCTACGTTCCGGAAACTGAGATTTACCGCTTTCGCGACATCCGCCGCATCGGTCTCCACATCGACGGTTTCGTGGGCCGCGTCCCGGCCGTCAGCATTTCCGTCTCGCCGGCCGCGCGCGAAATGGAACCTGGCCTTGAGCCTCCCGTGAAGTATCAGGGAATGCGGCCACCGGCCATGTACGTCCTCACCGCCACCGTGTACAACGCCGACGGCCGTCTTTCACCGGGGATGGCGGGAACCGCCAGGGTCTTCGGCCCTCGCCGCAGCCTGGCCGGGTTGCTGTTGGAACCTCTCGTCCACGCCATCGCCCGCCGCATCTGGTAG
- a CDS encoding sigma-54 dependent transcriptional regulator → MASPGARVSESRNVAVVCADAGIVAGVQSLLEGDFQVLHVDSPSGVEVLTARMPVAGIVLDAELRDQPLDSALVSLEVLRRRYPHFAILALTRTQTPETRVRLTQAGADEVLGAPLEMSELKPALTAALERRSAQAEAWRAADPLGGGYSFCELIGASEAMRNVYSAILRVAQSDTSVVIRGESGTGKELVARSIVSLGPRRDKPFISLNCAALPEHLIEAELFGHEKGAFTGAVTSRAGQIELADGGTLFLDEIATLSLGLQSKLLRVLEDRAVQRLGGNSSRKIDFRLLTATHENLEQMVKEGRFRSDLYYRIHVVPILIPPLREREGDIALLTDHFLRLYCAANHVPLKRLDLEALEVLEENTWPGNVRELQNLIQRLVLMVEGKTIAVHHLPQQILYSSTTKHEALLIPAEGIDFDKEMEKIEAAYLRAALRRAGGKKTVAAALLRLNQQRMKYLCRKYRADLDGEG, encoded by the coding sequence ATGGCATCACCCGGCGCGCGTGTTTCCGAATCCCGCAACGTTGCGGTGGTGTGCGCCGACGCTGGGATCGTGGCCGGCGTGCAGTCGCTCTTGGAGGGTGACTTTCAGGTGCTGCACGTGGATTCGCCGAGCGGCGTTGAGGTGCTGACGGCGCGCATGCCGGTGGCCGGCATCGTGCTCGACGCGGAGCTGCGCGACCAGCCGCTGGATTCGGCGCTGGTGTCGCTGGAGGTGCTACGGCGGCGTTATCCGCATTTCGCCATCCTGGCGCTGACGCGCACGCAGACACCGGAGACGCGCGTCCGGCTGACGCAGGCGGGCGCCGACGAGGTGCTGGGCGCGCCGCTGGAAATGTCGGAGCTGAAGCCGGCGCTGACGGCCGCGCTGGAGCGGCGCTCGGCGCAGGCGGAAGCGTGGCGAGCCGCCGATCCGCTGGGGGGCGGCTACTCGTTCTGCGAGCTGATCGGCGCCAGCGAAGCCATGCGCAACGTGTACAGCGCCATCCTGCGGGTGGCGCAGAGCGATACGTCGGTGGTGATCCGCGGCGAGAGCGGGACCGGCAAGGAGCTGGTGGCGCGCAGCATCGTGTCGCTGGGTCCGCGGCGCGACAAACCGTTCATCAGCCTGAATTGCGCGGCCTTGCCCGAGCATCTGATCGAAGCGGAGCTGTTCGGACACGAGAAGGGCGCGTTTACCGGCGCCGTCACTTCGCGTGCCGGGCAGATCGAGCTGGCCGACGGCGGCACGCTCTTTCTCGACGAGATCGCCACGCTGTCGCTGGGGCTGCAGAGCAAGCTGCTGCGGGTGCTGGAAGACCGGGCGGTGCAGCGGCTGGGCGGCAACTCGTCACGCAAGATCGATTTCCGCCTGCTGACCGCGACCCACGAGAACCTGGAGCAGATGGTGAAGGAAGGCCGCTTCCGCAGCGACCTCTATTACCGGATTCACGTGGTGCCGATCCTGATACCGCCGCTGCGGGAGCGCGAGGGCGACATTGCGCTGCTCACCGACCACTTCCTCCGACTGTATTGCGCCGCCAACCACGTGCCGCTGAAGCGGCTGGATCTGGAGGCGCTGGAAGTCCTGGAGGAGAATACCTGGCCGGGGAACGTGCGCGAGCTGCAAAACCTGATTCAGCGGCTGGTGCTGATGGTGGAGGGCAAGACAATCGCGGTGCACCACCTGCCGCAGCAGATCCTGTACAGCAGCACCACCAAGCACGAAGCGCTCCTGATCCCTGCCGAGGGCATCGACTTCGATAAAGAGATGGAGAAGATCGAGGCGGCCTACCTGCGGGCTGCCCTGCGCCGGGCTGGCGGCAAGAAAACGGTAGCGGCGGCGCTGCTTCGCCTGAACCAGCAGCGGATGAAGTATCTCTGCCGAAAATATCGCGCCGACCTCGATGGCGAAGGTTAA